A single genomic interval of Pyrus communis chromosome 7, drPyrComm1.1, whole genome shotgun sequence harbors:
- the LOC137739777 gene encoding receptor-like protein kinase: protein MQLSLSNFFFLLLFFFSVPIPLVSSLSSDGVAMLSLLKHWTIVPTPISSTWNASDSNPCQWVGIQCDKSHNVVALNLTGFGISGQLGPEVGSFRFLQTLSLGSNNFSGKIPTGLANCTFLEYLDLSVNGFSGEIPEPLFSISSLVHINLYENSLNGSIPANVGNLSKLEKLYLGYNQLSGVLPKSLNNLGNLVYLDVRGNHLEGRIDLGSGDCKNLFFLDLSRNQFSGGLPSTLGNCSNLTQFAAVSSNLMGTIPSSFGQLGKLQLLYLPENRLSGKIPPELSKCTSLTGLHLYTNQLEGEIPSELGLLTKLQDLELFENRLTGEIPISIWKIQSLQHILVYNNSLTGELPVEMTELKQLQNISLFNNLFSGVIPQGLGINSSLVQLDFMYNNFTGTIPPNLCHGKRLRVLTMASNRLQGSIPSDVGNCPTLWRLKLERNNLSGALPEFAENPNFDHMDISSNEISGAIPSSLRNCGNLTTINLSTNKLTGAIPPELGNLAKLRTLVLFHNNLVGSLPPQLSKCTKMDKFDVRSNLLNGSIPSILTSWTGLSTLILSDNSFTGGIPTFLSEFEKLSELQLGGNLFGGVIPLSIGALKSIFYALNLSNNGLTGPLPAELGQLIRLQQLDLSRNNLTGTLKALDGMSSLTEVHVSDNNFTGPVPETLMKLLNSSQSSFLGNPYICVNYLPSCGSSCAGNNSFKPCNSPPSNRKGLGKVQIALTALGSSIFVVFVLYGLIYLFLWRKGAKHDLEISAQEGPSALLDKVLEATENLNGHYIIGRGAHGTVYKASLATDQDYAVKKLQFAGHEGRRLSMVREIQTLGSIRHRNLVRLEDFWLRNDHGLILYRYMENGSLHDVLHEIEPQPTLEWSVRYRIALGTAYGLEYLHYDCDPPIVHRDIKPMNILLDSDMEPHIADFGIAKLLDHRSSSPTTSMAVVGTTGYIAPEIACRPTRGVESDVYSYGVVLLELLTRKKALDPSFMEQTDIAGWAKSAWSSTEQIDQIVDSSLKEELLDSTTMDQVIEVLMVAFRCTEKNPKKRPTMRAVIKQLLDADSQVRSKKG, encoded by the exons ATGCagctttctctctcaaatttcttcttcttattgttATTCTTCTTTTCTGTCCCCATACCTCTTGTATCTAGCTTGAGCTCTGATGGTGTGGCAATGTTGTCCCTCCTCAAGCACTGGACTATAGTCCCAACCCCAATATCCTCCACCTGGAATGCCTCTGATTCCAATCCTTGCCAATGGGTTGGAATCCAATGTGATAAATCCCACAATGTGGTTGCCTTAAACCTCACCGGGTTTGGAATTTCTGGCCAATTGGGTCCTGAAGTTGGCAGCTTTAGGTTTTTGCAGACTCTTTCTTTGGGTTCCAACAACTTTAGTGGCAAAATCCCAACCGGGTTGGCCAATTGTACTTTCCTTGAGTACTTGGATTTGTCAGTAAATGGTTTTTCTGGTGAAATCCCTGAACCCTTGTTTTCGATTTCCAGCTTGGTCCATATTAATCTGTATGAGAATAGTTTGAATGGTTCCATCCCTGCAAATGTTGGGAATTTAAGTAAATTAGAGAAGTTGTATTTGGGTTATAACCAGTTGAGTGGAGTCCTGCCTAAGAGTCTGAACAATCTTGGGAACCTAGTGTATCTTGACGTTAGGGGGAATCATCTCGAGGGTAGGATTGATTTGGGTTCTGGGGATTGCaagaatttgtttttcttggatTTGTCACGCAATCAGTTTAGTGGAGGTCTTCCATCAACCCTGGGAAATTGTAGTAATTTAACACAGTTTGCTGCTGTGAGTAGCAACTTAATGGGGACTATCCCGTCGTCCTTTGGCCAACTAGGGAAGCTTCAACTTCTGTACCTTCCTGAGAACCGTTTGTCTGGGAAAATACCTCCTGAACTTAGTAAGTGTACGTCCTTGACCGGACTACACTTGTATACGAACCAACTAGAGGGAGAAATTCCTAGTGAATTGGGGCTGCTGACCAAATTGCAGGATCTTGAATTGTTTGAGAACAGGTTAACTGGTGAAATCCCAATTAGCATTTGGAAGATTCAGAGTCTTCAGCACATCCTTGTGTACAATAATAGCCTCACGGGGGAGCTGCCTGTGGAGATGACTGAGCTGAAGCAACTGCAGAATATTTCGTTGTTTAACAACCTGTTTTCTGGAGTTATACCTCAAGGTCTGGGGATTAACAGCAGTCTAGTGCAGTTAGATTTTATGTATAATAACTTCACTGGTACAATCCCTCCAAATCTTTGCCATGGAAAGCGCTTAAGGGTGTTGACTATGGCTTCCAATCGACTTCAAGGTTCCATACCTTCTGATGTTGGAAATTGCCCCACTCTCTGGAGGTTGAAGCTTGAACGGAATAACCTCAGTGGAGCTCTCCCggaatttgcagaaaatccaaaCTTCGATCATATGGACATCAGCAGCAATGAGATTAGTGGAGCAATTCCATCAAGCTTGCGAAACTGTGGCAACCTCACAACTATCAATTTGTCCACAAACAAGTTAACCGGAGCTATACCGCCGGAGCTGGGGAATCTTGCAAAGCTCCGTACTTTGGTTCTTTTCCACAACAATTTGGTTGGTTCTCTGCCTCCTCAACTATCCAAGTGTACCAAAATGGATAAGTTTGATGTGCGGTCCAACTTGTTGAACGGCTccattccgtcaattctgacaaGTTGGACAGGTTTATCAACGCTGATTTTAAGCGACAACAGCTTCACTGGTGGCATCCCAACTTTCTTGTCGGAGTTCGAAAAGCTTTCAGAGCTACAGCTTGGTGGAAATCTGTTCGGAGGTGTGATTCCACTATCAATTGGAGCATTGAAGAGTATCTTTTATGCTTTAAATCTTAGCAACAATGGATTGACAGGTCCGCTTCCTGCGGAGCTAGGGCAGCTGATAAGGCTACAACAATTAGATCTTTCTCGTAACAATTTGACAGGGACTTTAAAAGCGCTCGACGGTATGAGTTCACTAACTGAGGTTCATGTTTCAGACAACAACTTCACAGGCCCGGTACCGGAGACGTTGATGAAGCTGTTGAACTCATCCCAATCGTCATTTTTGGGCAATCCCTACATATGTGTCAATTACCTTCCATCATGTGGCTCATCGTGCGCGGGAAACAACAGTTTTAAGCCTTGCAACAGCCCACCAAGCAACCGGAAAGGCCTTGGTAAAGTGCAAATTGCATTGACAGCTCTAGGATCCTCgatatttgttgtttttgtgcTTTATGGGCTGATTTATCTGTTCCTCTGGCGCAAAGGGGCCAAGCACGATCTTGAGATCTCTGCTCAAGAGGGGCCATCTGCCTTGCTCGACAAGGTGCTGGAGGCTACAGAAAACCTGAATGGTCACTATATCATCGGGAGAGGAGCCCATGGAACAGTCTATAAGGCCTCCTTGGCGACAGACCAAGATTATGCAGTCAAGAAGCTTCAATTTGCGGGGCACGAAGGAAGGCGTCTGAGCATGGTTCGAGAAATTCAAACCCTTGGGTCAATTAGGCAccggaatctggttagattgGAAGACTTCTGGTTAAGAAACGACCACGGTTTAATCTTGTATAGGTACATGGAAAATGGGAGCCTTCATGATGTTTTACATGAAATTGAACCCCAACCAACTCTTGAGTGGAGTGTTCGCTACAGGATAGCGCTTGGAACTGCATACGGGTTGGAATATCTCCATTACGATTGCGATCCCCCGATAGTGCATCGAGACATCAAACCTATGAACATCCTCTTGGACTCTGATATGGAGCCCCATATTGCTGACTTTGGTATTGCTAAACTTCTGGATCACCGGTCTTCTTCACCAACGACATCCATGGCAGTTGTGGGTACAACCGGATATATTGCACCAG AAATTGCATGTAGACCAACAAGGGGCGTGGAATCTGACGTTTACAGTTACGGGGTCGTTTTACTTGAGCTGCTAACTAGAAAGAAGGCATTGGATCCATCATTTATGGAGCAAACTGACATTGCAGGATGGGCAAAGTCAGCGTGGAGCAGCACGGAACAAATTGATCAGATCGTCGATTCAAGCCTTAAGGAGGAACTTCTGGATTCAACCACCATGGATCAAGTTATCGAGGTGCTTATGGTGGCTTTCAGATGTACTGAGAAAAATCCGAAAAAGAGACCCACGATGAGAGCTGTTATCAAGCAATTGTTAGATGCGGATTCCCAAGTGAGAAGCAAAAAAGGctag
- the LOC137739778 gene encoding exocyst complex component EXO84B-like gives MASAKTARSRGTPVKENGAKLQEGLNVFKSDKFDSQSYVQSRCSLNEKEIRQLCSYLLDLKRASAEEMHRSVYANYSAFIRTSKEISDLEGELSSIRNLLSTQAALIHGLAEGVNIDSLSKSVPEGSSENGSLISEDRDPTDLEKWLVEFPDLLDVLLAERRVDEALDALDEGERVASEAKQLKMLDQALLVSLQTSIVERRQKLADQLAEAACQPSTRGGELRAAISALKRLGDGPRAHSLLLNAHFQRYQYNMQSLRPSSTSYGGAYTAALSQLVFSAIAQAAGDSSTIFGKEPNYTSELVIWAIKQTEAFASLIKRHALASSAAAGGLRAAAECVQIALGHCSLLEARGLALCPVLLKLFRPSVEQALGANLKRIEESTAALAAADDWVLTYPSTATRQPGRPSTTSLGNMTAFQHKLTSSAHRFNFMVQDFFEDVGPLLSMQLGGQTLEGLFQVFNSYVNMLIKALPGSMEEESNFEGSGNKIVSIAENEAQQIALLANASLLADELLPRAAMKLSPPNQVAYKDDLRRRSSDRQNRHPEQREWKRRLASSVDRLKDSFCRQHALDLIFTEDGDSHLTADMYINMDGNADEVDWFPSLIFQELFVKLNRMANIAAEMFVGRERYATLLLMRLTETVILWLSEDQSFWDDIEDGPPIGPLGLQQFYLDMKFVICFASQSRFLSRNLNRAINEIISKAMAAFSATGMDPNSVLPEDDWFNEVCQDAIERLSGKPKAVNGDRDLNSPTASVSAQSISSVRSHGSS, from the exons ATGGCTTCGGCGAAGACGGCCCGGTCGAGAGGCACGCCGGTCAAGGAGAACGGCGCCAAGCTCCAGGAAGGCCTCAATGTCTTCAAGTCTGACAAGTTCGATTCCCAGAGCTACGTCCAGTCACGATGCTCCCTCAACGAGAAG GAAATAAGACAATTATGTTCGTATCTTTTGGACTTAAAGAGAGCTTCCGCTGAGGAAATGCATAGAAGTGTCTATGCTAACTATTCGGCATTCATACG CACCTCCAAAGAGATATCAGATTTGGAGGGGGAGCTATCTTCTATCAGAAACCTGCTATCCACTCAAGCTGCTTTGATTCATGGTCTAGCTGAGGGAGTAAACATTGATTCCCTATCTAAATCTGTTCCTGAAGGTTCTAGTGAAAATGGTTCATTAATTTCTGAAGATAGAGATCCCACTGACCTGGAGAAATGGTTGGTAGAATTTCCTGATCTCTTGGATGTTCTGTTGGCCGAAAGGAGAGTGGATGAAGCTTTAGATGCCCTCGATGAAGGTGAACGCGTGGCTTCTGAAGCAAAACAACTGAAGATGCTGGATCAAGCTTTGCTTGTGTCTCTGCAGACTTCTATTGTTGAACGCAGGCAAAAGTTAGCTGATCAGCTTGCTGAGGCTGCTTGCCAGCCTTCTACCCGTGGTGGTGAACTTCGTGCAGCTATCTCAGCACTGAAAAGGCTTGGGGATGGCCCTCGGGCACACAGTTTGCTGCTCAATGCACATTTCCAAAGATATCAATATAATATGCAAAGCCTTCGTCCATCGAGCACCTCATATGGAGGAGCTTATACTGCTGCACTCTCACAGTTGGTGTTCTCTGCTATTGCTCAAGCTGCTGGTGATTCGTCAACGATATTTGGCAAGGAACCAAATTATACGTCTGAGCTTGTGATATGGGCAATAAAGCAAACTGAGGCTTTTGCCTCTCTTATTAAAAGACATGCATTAGCTTCATCAGCTGCTGCTGGGGGGTTAAGAGCTGCCGCAGAGTGTGTTCAAATAGCATTAGGCCATTGTTCCTTGTTGGAAGCTCGTGGTTTGGCACTTTGTCCTGTGCTTTTGAAACTCTTTAGGCCTAGTGTTGAACAAGCACTAGGTGCTAATTTAAAAAGAATTGAGGAAAGCACTGCTGCCTTAGCTGCTGCTGATGACTGGGTCCTTACATATCCTTCAACTGCTACACGGCAACCTGGCAGGCCTTCAACTACATCCCTTGGTAATATGACAGCGTTCCAACATAAACTTACAAGTAGTGCACATCGGTTCAATTTCATGGTCCAG GATTTCTTTGAGGATGTAGGACCATTGCTCAGTATGCAGTTGGGCGGTCAGACATTGGAGGGTTTGTTCCAAGTATTTAATTCATATGTGAACATGCTTATAAAAGCATTACCGGGTTCAATGGAGGAAGAATCAAACTTTGAAGGTTCTGGGAATAAAATTGTTAGTATAGCTGAGAATGAAGCCCAACAGATTGCTTTGCTAGCAAATGCATCCTTGTTAGCAGATGAACTACTTCCACGTGCGGCCATGAAGCTGTCTCCACCGAATCAGGTTGCTTACAAGGATGATCTACGTAGAAGATCATCAGATAGGCAAAACCGGCATCCTGAGCAAAGGGAGTGGAAGAGGCGGCTTGCCAGCTCGGTTGATAGATTAAAAGATAGTTTCTGTCGTCAGCATGCTCTAGATCTCATTTTTACAGAGGATGGTGATAGCCATCTTACTGCTGATATGTACATAAACATGGATGGGAATGCAGACGAGGTTGATTGGTTCCCATCCTTAATATTCCAG GAACTTTTTGTGAAACTAAACAGAATGGCAAACATAGCAGCAGAAATGTTTGTAGGAAGGGAAAGATATGCTACATTGCTTCTAATGAGACTAACGGAAACTGTCATATTGTGGCTCTCGGAAGACCAGAGCTTTTGGGATGATATTGAGGATGGGCCACCTATAGGTCCTCTTGGCTTACAACAA TTCTATCTGGATATGAAGTTTGTCATATGCTTTGCTTCTCAAAGTCGTTTCCTATCGCGAAATTTGAATCGAGCTATTAACGAGATCATATCTAAAGCCATGGCAGCATTTTCTGCAACAGGCATGGATCCCAATAG TGTCCTTCCGGAAGATGACTGGTTCAATGAAGTCTGTCAAGACGCAATTGAAAGATTAAGTGGGAAACCAAAAGCTGTGAACGGGGATCGGGATCTTAATAGCCCGACCGCCTCTGTTTCAGCACAATCAATCTCATCTGTTAGATCTCATGGGAGTTCCTGA